One region of Catenuloplanes indicus genomic DNA includes:
- a CDS encoding peptidase inhibitor family I36 protein — MKRHLIALAATAAIGAVALPATASAAAPAAAAPSCEFTRTVCLWDGTDYTGARFTVQSLNPSVATCVDLAGHGWGNGRAKSGTNTGTRTAVLYTGTNCTGSSYQLIPQGGYSSISFASNSILVY; from the coding sequence ATGAAACGACACCTGATCGCGCTCGCCGCCACGGCCGCCATCGGCGCGGTCGCCCTGCCCGCAACGGCGTCGGCCGCCGCGCCCGCGGCTGCCGCACCGTCGTGCGAGTTCACCCGGACCGTCTGCCTGTGGGACGGCACCGACTACACCGGCGCGCGCTTCACCGTGCAGTCGCTCAACCCGAGCGTCGCCACCTGCGTCGACCTCGCCGGACACGGCTGGGGCAACGGGCGTGCCAAGTCCGGCACCAACACCGGCACTCGCACCGCGGTGCTGTACACCGGGACCAACTGCACCGGCAGCTCCTATCAGCTCATCCCGCAGGGCGGTTACAGCAGCATCTCGTTCGCCTCCAACAGCATCCTGGTCTACTGA